A single region of the Lagopus muta isolate bLagMut1 chromosome 24, bLagMut1 primary, whole genome shotgun sequence genome encodes:
- the BTG2 gene encoding protein BTG2, producing the protein MSQRRGPPPRADMLPEIAAAVGFVSGLLRTRGCVSEQQLQVFSGALREALAEHYKHHWFPEKPFKGSGYRCIRINHKMDPIISKAASQIGLSLPQLYQLLPSELTLWVDPYEVSYRIGEDGSICVLYEATAAKPVSSYGMLTCKNQMMLGRTSPSKNYIMTVSS; encoded by the exons ATGAGCCAGCGCCGCGGGCCCCCCCCGCGGGCCGACATGCTGCCCGAGATCGCCGCCGCCGTCGGTTTCGTCTCCGGGCTGCTGCGGACGCGGGGCTGCGTCAgcgagcagcagctgcaggtctTCAGCGGAGCGCTGCGGGAGGCGCTCGCAG AGCACTACAAACACCACTGGTTTCCTGAGAAACCGTTCAAAGGCTCTGGGTACCGCTGCATCCGGATCAATCACAAAATGGACCCCATTATCAGCAAGGCAGCTAGCCAGATCGGACTCAGCCTCCCGCAGCTCTACCAGCTCCTGCCCAGCGAGCTCACGCTCTGGGTGGACCCCTATGAGGTCTCATACCGCATTGGTGAGGACGGCTCCATCTGTGTCTTGTACGAAGCGACAGCAGCCAAGCCTGTGAGCTCCTATGGGATGCTTACCTGTAAGAACCAGATGATGTTAGGTCGCACAAGCCCTTCGAAGAACTACATCATGACTGTCTCCAGCTAA